The stretch of DNA GTTGGGAAAACTCATAATTATAAAAGATTAATTACTATGATAGAAGATGGTAATGATGAAAAAACTATTTTTGATACTATCTCTAAAAATGAGATTACAAATGATTTTGATAATTCTATTTTTGAAGATATAAAAAAAGAAAAAAGAATAGAGTTTGTAACTTTTCATCAAAGTTATTCTTATGAAGATTTTATTGAAGGTTTTAGACCAAATGAAGAGGGAAAATTAGAATTAGAAGATGGTATTTTAAAAAAAACATCTCAAGATGCAGAAGTAAATTTAAAAAAAAGTGAAATTGATATAGAAAAAGAGAATATAAATCTAGATGAATTAATATTAAAGTTTACTAATTATGTTCAAGATAGTTTAGATAATGATAAAGAGTTTTCATTAGAAAAAAAAGTTACTGTTGAAGGTATAAATAACAAAAATGCTTTTTTACTAGGTGGTTCAATTAAATCAGCTCAAAGATTGACACCCGATATTATAAAAAGAGATTATGAAGATTTTAAAGATGGATATATAGCAAAATATGAAGATGTAAAACCAACAAGAGAATCAAAAAGTACATATCATGGAAATGCAAGATACTATTTTATGTTATATAAAAAGATTTATGAATTTGAGAAAAGTTTGAATATTAATGAAATAAAACAAGAAAAAGAAAATTTAAAAAACTTCTATATAGTAATAGACGAAATAAACAGAGGAAATATCTCTAAAATCTTTGGGGAACTTATCACGCTTATAGAAGAAGATAAAAGAGGAAAAAAAGAGTATGAGGTAACATTACCATATTCTAAAAAGCCTTTTTTAATTCCTGAAAATCTTTATATCATTGCTACTATGAACTCAACTGATAAATCTATTGCAACTATTGATATAGCTTTGAGAAGAAGATTTACATTTTTAAAAATGAAGCCAAATTTAGATTTAGTTCCAGAAATTGCAAAAGTATTATTTGAAAAGATAAATGAACATATTTCAAAAACTATAAATGAAGATTATAAACTAGGGCATAGTTACTTTATGAATATAGTAGATGATAAAGATTTAGAGTTTGTGAAAAAATACAAAATCCAACCATTACTTGAAGAGTATTTTTATGGTGATGAAGAAAACTATAAAAAAGCAATAGCAATCTTAAATATAAAAGAAGATAACCAATGAATATAGAACAAATAGAACAACGAATCCAAAAATTCTCAGACGATAGAAACTGGGAAAGTTTTCATAATCCAAAAAATCTAGTTATGGCATTAACAGGTGAAGTAGGAGAACTAAATGAAATATTTCAATGGCTAAATTTTGAAGAGTCTTTAAATCTACCTGATGATGTATTAGAGCATACAAAAGAAGAAGTTGCAGACGTGGCTATTTATCTTCTTAGACTTTGTATGAAACTTGACATTAACCTTGAAGATGCCATTATGAATAAAATGACTAAGAACGAAAAGAAATATCCAGTTGAAACATCTCAAGGTGGAAGTAAAAAATATTCTAAGAGTAGGGAAGATAAATAAATGACAAAAACAATAACACTAGCCCATGGAAATGGTGGAGCTGAAAACAATGAGCTTATAAACAAAGTATTTTATAATGCTTTTAAAAATGAGATATTAGAGAAAAGTGAAGATGCAGCTGTTATTCAAAATGGAACATTAGCTTTTAGTACGGATTCATTTACAGTTAGTCCTTTGTTTTTTAGTGGAGCAGATATTGGAAAATTAGCCATTTGTGGAACTTGCAATGACTTAGCCATGATGGGAGCGAAACCAAAATATCTTACTTGCTCAGTTATCATTGAAGAGGGATTTGAAGTAGAACAACTTGAAAGAATTGTAGCTTCTATGAAAAAAGAGCTTGAAGTAAATGGAGCTATTGTTGTAAGTGGAGATACAAAGGTAGTTCCCAAAGGTGCTGTTGATAAAATCTTCATAAACACTACAGGAATTGGAGAAATCTTATACAAAGACATTAGCTCAAACAATATAACTACAGAAGATGTAATTCTAGTAAATAGAGACATTGGAGCTCACGGAGCTACTATTTTTGCTGCACGTGAGGGAATGGATATGAATTCAGAGCTTAAAAGTGATTGTAACTCTTTATATCCACAAGTGAAAGCTTTGATTGATGCAGGTATTAAAATAACAGCTTTAAGAGATGCCACAAGAGGTGGAGTTAGTGCTGTTTTAAATGAATGGGCAAAACAATCAAATGTTTGTATAGAAGTAGAAGAAGAAAAAATTCCAGTATGTGATGAGGTAAAAGGAATTTGTGAAATGTTAGGTTTTGAAGCAACAAATCTTGCAAATGAGGGAACTTTTGTTCTTGCAATTCCACAAGAATTTGCAGCTAAAGCTATTGAAGTTTTACAAACATTTCCAGAAGCTTCAAAGGCTTGTATTATTGGAAAGGTAACTAAACAATATTCTCAAAAAGTAATACTAAATAGTTCTTGGGGAACAAAAAGATTTTTAGATACACCAACTGGTGAACTTCTTCCAAGGATTTGTTAATGCACGAATATTCAATAGTTCAATCTTTATTAGAAAGTTGTGAAGAACACGCTCGAACAAATGACGCAAAAAAAGTTACAAAAGTAGTAGTGAAAATTGGAGTTTTAAGTGGAGTTGAACCCGATTTACTTCAAACTGCTTTTGATACTTTTAAAGAACAAACAGTCTGTCATGATGCAGTTTTTTTGATAAATCATCAAAAAGTGGTCATTGAGTGTTTTGATTGTAATACAACTTCAACTTTGGAAAAACATGAGTTCTCATGTCCAAAATGCCAAAGTGTAAATATCAAAGTAATTGATGGCGAAGATATGTATCTTATGAGTTTAGAGTTAGAATAAAATCTATATAAAAAGTTATTTTTTAAAAATTAAACAACAAAGTATTTATTTTTCCTTAAAGTTATGATATTATTTTTCTTATAGAAGCTAATTTAAAGGCTTTAGAATGAAAAAAATAACTTTGGAAAGATTACTTTATAAAAATTATTTGAAAACTTCTCTTGTATCAATATTTTTGATTGAGCTGTTTTTAGTATTTTTTTATTTTATAATTCATAAAAACATGATTAATAAAAGTTCTGAATTTTTATTAAATGATGTTGAAAATTCAATCTCTTTAATTATAGAAAATCACTCACAAACTGTGGATGAAGAGTCTATAAAAACTCAATCTTTAG from Arcobacter suis CECT 7833 encodes:
- a CDS encoding nucleotide pyrophosphohydrolase, whose protein sequence is MNIEQIEQRIQKFSDDRNWESFHNPKNLVMALTGEVGELNEIFQWLNFEESLNLPDDVLEHTKEEVADVAIYLLRLCMKLDINLEDAIMNKMTKNEKKYPVETSQGGSKKYSKSREDK
- a CDS encoding McrB family protein, yielding MDRKELFREWLKNNGMSASVQSNYPLYIDEYIPAILKGINLEVNSLFEITDLKKLEDILNKIQIDLKEINLEKSSFPSASLKKYIEYIKSSYKISKDEKYNMKTKNIMLYGAPGVGKTHNYKRLITMIEDGNDEKTIFDTISKNEITNDFDNSIFEDIKKEKRIEFVTFHQSYSYEDFIEGFRPNEEGKLELEDGILKKTSQDAEVNLKKSEIDIEKENINLDELILKFTNYVQDSLDNDKEFSLEKKVTVEGINNKNAFLLGGSIKSAQRLTPDIIKRDYEDFKDGYIAKYEDVKPTRESKSTYHGNARYYFMLYKKIYEFEKSLNINEIKQEKENLKNFYIVIDEINRGNISKIFGELITLIEEDKRGKKEYEVTLPYSKKPFLIPENLYIIATMNSTDKSIATIDIALRRRFTFLKMKPNLDLVPEIAKVLFEKINEHISKTINEDYKLGHSYFMNIVDDKDLEFVKKYKIQPLLEEYFYGDEENYKKAIAILNIKEDNQ
- the hypA gene encoding hydrogenase/urease nickel incorporation protein HypA, with protein sequence MHEYSIVQSLLESCEEHARTNDAKKVTKVVVKIGVLSGVEPDLLQTAFDTFKEQTVCHDAVFLINHQKVVIECFDCNTTSTLEKHEFSCPKCQSVNIKVIDGEDMYLMSLELE
- the hypE gene encoding hydrogenase expression/formation protein HypE is translated as MTKTITLAHGNGGAENNELINKVFYNAFKNEILEKSEDAAVIQNGTLAFSTDSFTVSPLFFSGADIGKLAICGTCNDLAMMGAKPKYLTCSVIIEEGFEVEQLERIVASMKKELEVNGAIVVSGDTKVVPKGAVDKIFINTTGIGEILYKDISSNNITTEDVILVNRDIGAHGATIFAAREGMDMNSELKSDCNSLYPQVKALIDAGIKITALRDATRGGVSAVLNEWAKQSNVCIEVEEEKIPVCDEVKGICEMLGFEATNLANEGTFVLAIPQEFAAKAIEVLQTFPEASKACIIGKVTKQYSQKVILNSSWGTKRFLDTPTGELLPRIC